A region of the Corynebacterium renale genome:
GAAAGTTACCGCAACCATCGACGCATCCGGGCTTCCCAATAACGCAGAGCCTGACATTAATAATGTACTCAACGGAATTGCTGCGATTCCGGGCACTGATCGCTACTTGTTGGCCGGGAAGCGATGGCCGGACTTGTACGAGGTGAAGTTTGTTCCGGCCGACTAATTGGTAGGATTCCTGACCATGGCGCGCACTTCATCTTCGAAGAAAAATATCCGGCAGATTCTTGCCCTCGTGGTTGCCGTTGTTGTGGTCTTGGGCGTGGTTTTCGCGGCGACGTCGTGGTGGAATTCGCGCCCTGGCCGCCAACCTCAGGACGTGTCGGTGACTGCTCACGTTGGGGATCAGTCCACTGACGTATTCCCTTACATGCTTTTTGAGCCAGGCGTGGAGCCTAACGAGGGTGAGCCGACCGTGGTGGAGCTGGGCCCTGACGAGAAGATGACCTTGGACATCCCCCGCGAGATCCATAATCATGATTGGCAGTTGCTCACCATTTACGATGATCCGGCGGCTAACGAGCAGCAGCTTTTCGCAGGCTATGACTCGGATTCGGTGACGGTTGCCGGTTCGCTAGATCCCCTCACGGAAGGTGGCCCGCGCCCGCGATTGGTCGTCGTGGAGATTTCGTCTGTTCTCATTGGCACGGACGCCAGCGGCGAGGAAACCCCCTACACCACGTACTGGTCCATTGCGACGGGCGCATAAGGGGGCGTCGTCAAGCATGGTCTGGCGCGTATTTTTGCTCCTTGTCGGCATTGGAATAATGTCGTTTGGCGTCTCGCTGACGGTGGTCGCGGGTATCGGAACCACGACGAATTCATCGCTGCCGGTAGCGCTAGCCGCGATTACAGATTTGAGCGTCGGGCAGTTGACCATCGTGTTCAATTTTGTGTACGTCGCTGTACAGATTCTGCTGCTCCGCAGCCGCTACCAGTGGATTCAGCTCCTGCAATTGGTTACTGGCCTGATTTTTGGCTTGCTTATCGACGCCACCGCTCCCCTCGTCGAGCCACTGCGGCCCGAACATTACTGGCAGGAACTAGGCCTCGCCCTGATTGGTGTTGTGGGGATGGGGATAGGAATCGGCATGCAGGTCGGCGCGAATCTGATTAATTTGCCCGGTGAGGGTTTCGTCGTGGCAATTACCTCCGCGCTGCGCCGACGGTTCGGCCCCCGCCCACGACTCCATTTTGGCACCGTGAAGACCGTGAGCGACCTTGTGCACGTAGCCGTCGCCGCAGCGTTGGGCCTGATTTTCCTCGGCCATCTTGAAGGCGTGCGCGAAGCCACGATTATTGCCGCATTGTCGCTGGGCGCAATTTCGAAGACCGTCCTGAACCGGCTCCCCCACTATCCCCCGATTGTGCGCCCGAAAGAATAAACCGTCGGCGCGTAAGACAACGCACCGACGGTAATTATTAAGCGTCAAGCTCCTTAGCCACAGCCCGGAGAATCTCCGCCACCTGACGGCCCTGCTTTCGATCCGGGAAACGCCCATTACGCAGCTCCGGCTGCACGGCAGATTCCAAGACAGTAAACAGGTCCTGAATCATAGAATTCAGCTGCTCTGGCGTGTACTTGTGTTGTGGCTTACGCGGGGCATCTAAAACTTTGATGCGCAGCGCCTGCGGGCCTTTGCGCCCAGAGGCGAAATCGAATTCGATGCGCTGTCCTGGGAACAGTTCATCTACTCCCTTGGGAAGAACCTGTCGGCTGACAAAGACGTCTTCGTCGCCTGGGTTCGATGCGAATCCGAATCCCTTCTCTGCGTCATACCATTTCACCTTGCCCACTGGCATGATCATCACCACTTTCTTCTTTCCTGGCGGCGCTTCAGGGCGCCTGCACACTGACCTACTATCCAACCATGCACCCACATTGGGGAGGAACTTAGCCCCAACCCCGTGATCCGTTGTGCCGATTGTCACACTATAGCGAGTATAACGCTCTCACCTTTGCTTTTATTCCCAATCCTAGGGAGCGAACCGCCGTGAAGATAAACAACAGGCAAAAAATGTTGCAATTTTGTTACATTTCGATATTCTTTCCAACCAGGCACCGCGTCGGCTGGTCCCACAGTTACCATCTAAGCCCTACCGCCTTCGGTAACTTCCACCGGCGCCACAACGGGTGCAACCACGACCAGAGATGGCCACACGGCCAGCGATCAGTACGAAAATTGCACACGCAGGCGGTAACCCCTCGCTGGGGCGGGTGCGCAAGAGAGGAACTTCCCTATGGGACGTCACCGTAAGCAGAACACCACCATGACCAAGATTGCAGCAGGCACCGCCGCAGTCGCAGCAGCGTCCGCAATCCTGGCACCGAACGCTTCGGCAGCGCCAGACTCCGACTGGGACCGCCTGGCACAGTGTGAGTCCGGCGGTAACTGGGCCATCAACACCGGCAACGGTTACCACGGCGGCCTGCAGTTCAGCGCCTCCACCTGGCGCGCATACGGTGGTGGCGAATTCGCCCCGACCGCCAACCTGGCTACCCGCGAGCAGCAGATTGCCGTTGCAGAGCGCACCCTGGCGGGCCAGGGTTGGGGCGCGTGGCCAGCATGCTCCGCACGCCTGGGCCTGAACTCTGCTCCTACCCCACGTGACGTCGTGGCATCGGCGCCTGCAGAAGTTCAGGAGGCTGTTTCCTCCGCAGCAGCTTCCCCATACGCAGCTGAAGTTGGCGTCGAGCAGGCTTCCGTCGACGCTGTCTACAACCTCATTAA
Encoded here:
- a CDS encoding cold-shock protein, coding for MPVGKVKWYDAEKGFGFASNPGDEDVFVSRQVLPKGVDELFPGQRIEFDFASGRKGPQALRIKVLDAPRKPQHKYTPEQLNSMIQDLFTVLESAVQPELRNGRFPDRKQGRQVAEILRAVAKELDA
- a CDS encoding DUF2771 domain-containing protein; its protein translation is MARTSSSKKNIRQILALVVAVVVVLGVVFAATSWWNSRPGRQPQDVSVTAHVGDQSTDVFPYMLFEPGVEPNEGEPTVVELGPDEKMTLDIPREIHNHDWQLLTIYDDPAANEQQLFAGYDSDSVTVAGSLDPLTEGGPRPRLVVVEISSVLIGTDASGEETPYTTYWSIATGA
- a CDS encoding resuscitation-promoting factor Rpf1 domain-containing protein → MGRHRKQNTTMTKIAAGTAAVAAASAILAPNASAAPDSDWDRLAQCESGGNWAINTGNGYHGGLQFSASTWRAYGGGEFAPTANLATREQQIAVAERTLAGQGWGAWPACSARLGLNSAPTPRDVVASAPAEVQEAVSSAAASPYAAEVGVEQASVDAVYNLIKEKLAAVGIAVPPAVDALYNANRGNLQAFYTANKQFIDSIVGL
- a CDS encoding YczE/YyaS/YitT family protein yields the protein MVWRVFLLLVGIGIMSFGVSLTVVAGIGTTTNSSLPVALAAITDLSVGQLTIVFNFVYVAVQILLLRSRYQWIQLLQLVTGLIFGLLIDATAPLVEPLRPEHYWQELGLALIGVVGMGIGIGMQVGANLINLPGEGFVVAITSALRRRFGPRPRLHFGTVKTVSDLVHVAVAAALGLIFLGHLEGVREATIIAALSLGAISKTVLNRLPHYPPIVRPKE